Part of the Desulfobacterales bacterium genome is shown below.
ATTCTCGAAGCACGGTTTTTGTCATAGTAGGCCAATCGACCCGTGAATATTGCGAAATGTTGAATGAATGAGGCGACAATTGATATGGGGCCTTTCGGAATTCGACTTCTGCGGATTCATATGAAAAAGTGGCTGTTTCCTCTATTGGCTTTTCTTTTTGTCTTTCCGGCACCAACTGTATTTGCCCAGGGCGTTCGGGTGGGGCCGGATGGCGAATTTTCGCCACAAACCCTCAGTGTGCCCTACGCCTTTTACAACGAGAATTTTGGATTTGCCGCCGGATACATTTACGGAAAAGTCGGCCGTCCTCAAAAGCAAGCCATGCTGCTGGCCACGGCCGTTGTCGGGACCAAGGGCGGGATGGGTTTTCTGGTGGGCCGTGACATCCAGATGCCATGGATTGATCGTCTGTTTCTGGATCCGACCGTCTCGGTGGGCTATTTCAGTGATATCGAATCCTATATTGACGGTAACCGCAACTTCCCAACCGAACGCGCCGGCGCCAACAACTCAGATGAGGATAATTATGTCGATGGTGACGGCTGGGATAATTTTTTCCGGCTAAACTTCAAATACCTGCTGCCAATCGGCTACGGGCGGGACAACATTATCACCACCTATAAAATTAAGGACGGCTTGCTGGCTTCCGATCCCAAAGGTGGGGAGTCCTTCAATCCGTTTAAAAGCGGCCGCAGCTACTTGCAGCTGCGCCCCTTTTATCGCTCCCAGGAGATCGACGGCAGTGAGGTCAATACGAAGGTCAAAACAAACGGTCTTGATTTTACGGTTTTCTGGGACAACCGCGATTTTGCCGCCAACCCTTCCAAGGGCTTTGGATTACGGGGCAGGGCCTCACGGGATTTTGGCTGGTTTGACAGCTCGGATTCATGGACTAACTTTGAGGGGGAGCTGGATGTCTATTTTCCGATCAAAATGGGCAGCTGGCTGCGCCAGGGGGTTCTGGCCCTCAATCACTGGACATCCTATTCGCCGACCTGGGACATCCAATCCAATGGTGAGATCAACAACCGGCCGCCGGCCTATACGGGCTCGACCCTGGGTGGTCTCTGGCGCATGCGGGGTTTTCCTGCACAGCGCTTCAACGACAAGGCCGCCACCTACTATGCGGCAGAGCTGCGTTTGATTCCCGAGTGGAATCCGTTTAATAACTGGCCCCGGGTTCAGAAGGCAGTAGGCATCAAATGGCTGCAGTTTGTGCCCTTTTTCGAAATCGGGCGTGTGGCGCCTGAATATGATATTGGGCGCTTACATTCGGACATGCGCTGGAATGCCGGTCTGGGCATCCGGGCCTGGGCGCAGGGCATTGTTATCCGTATTGACACGGCCTATTCCAGGGAGGGCGTCGGTGTCCAGATGATGATCGCCCAGCCGTTTCAATTCTAATTTCCTTTTGCCAGATTTCCGGGTACAGAGAAGCCGAACTTATCCAAAAAGGAGGTCAACCGATGACACGTTTCAAACGACGCTTGTTGATCGCCACGGCAACGGTCGTACTGGTGTTGCTGGTTGTGGGGGTCTGGCTATATTTTTCCTTTTTTGCTTCTACAAGTGCGGCCTTGCGCCACGCGGAGGCCTTTATATTTCGACGCATGAAGGTGGCGCAACTGGCCGAGCAAGGCACGTACCGGTTCTTTTTTGTTACCAATCGTCGTTTGGCATCCAATGAAGGTCCGCTTAAGACTCGCTTCGGCAATGAGCGTGAAACGCGTCTTAAGTTCGGGTATTTTGATGCCCGCATCCAGCCCACGGTGGGTCTGGGCATGCTCATCAATCCCAGCGAGTGGTTCGAAAACGAAGAAATCCAGCTCAAGTCGGTAAACACGCTGGAGCAGGCGGAATTTGTCAAGAAAGTCCAAAAGCTGATTCAAGCTTCCCCCTATCGATCTTTGTTGATTGTGGTGCACGGCTTCAGGGAGGCCTTTGAGTCCGGGCTGCGCAAAACCGCCTTTGTGGGTCATGTCCTGGACATCAACTCGCCGGTGCTGGTTTTTGACTGGCCCGGCAACCAGGGCTCTACGCCGCGCGGCTACCTTCGGGCGCGCCAGGTGGCTGAAGCGTCCGGGGCGGAGCTGGCTGATACGCTGCAGTTGATCATTGACGAGATTAAACCCGATAGATTGTGGCTGTTGGCCAACAGTATGGGGGCCGAGGTGGTGGTGGATGCCTTCAGCCTGCTTTACCAGGAGGCAGATCTGGCCGATGCACAAACCGAAATCGAAGATGTGGTGCTGACTGCACCGGATGTCGATCACGAAGAGTTTAACAACCAGCTTAAACTGGAACTTAAAGCCCTGGCGCTGAAAACGACCGTTTATGTTTCCTCCAACGATCGGGCGTTGCTGATCAGCCGTGTCATCAATCGCGCCAAACGGCTGGGCGAAAGCACCGTCAGCCCGGACATGATGGGAGAGGCGGTGCGGGTGGCCAATCTGGTCGAGCCGGGCAGCGGCCGGATAGATCTGGTAGATGTCACGCCGGTAAACCGCACGCGCAATTTTCATAATTTCAGCCTGGAGACCCCGGAGTTTTTTGACGAACTGTTCCTGCGGCTGACCAACATCGACGTCCCCAATCATCGGCCGATGTACCAGGTCGAAGGACCCAATGGGGCCGTCTACTGGGTACTGACCCGTGGCCGCTAGGCGACCATGCAACAGACTATCGGATATATTGCGCTCAAGCCGAAACGTTCATTCGTTGAAAAAGGAGAATCACTGCATGAGATGCATAGACATTTTGGTTAACCGTCTGCGCGGATATCATTTAAGCTGGTTCCTGATCGGTTCTGTAGTCTGCGGGGTTTTATTAATAATTCAGGGCTGTGACGGTCCGCCCCTGAAGCCCTGGCATACCGAGAAGCTGACAGAAGAATTTACAGTCGATATGACCGATAAGATCCAGACCTTTGATGACTATCGCAAGCTGGAAGATCGCCTGTTTAAGCAACTGGAGGAAGAGGTTTACGCCCGCACGGCAACCGGACCGGAATATGCGCTGGTGCGTTACAGCGCCGGCAGCGCCGCTGACCCGCAACCGCATCGACCCAACTGGAACCGCAGCTTTGAATTTACCACCAGCCAACCGATCGGTGGCGTTCTGCTATTGCATGGGATGTCGGATTCGCCATACAGCCTGCGGGTATTAGGCCAAACACTGAAGCAACGCAACTACTGGGTTATCGGTCTGCGACTGCCCGGCCACGGCACCGCGCCTTCCGGGCTGAAATACATCCACTGGCAGGACATGGCCGCTGCCGTGCGGCTGGCGGTGGCACACCTGGCAACCAAGGTCGGGAAAAAGCCGATCCATCTGGTGGGCTATTCCAACGGGGCACCGCTAACGCTAAATTACGCACTCGAAGCGTTTGAAAAAGAAAATTTACCCACACCGGCCAGCCTGGTGCTGATTTCCCCTTCCATCGGTCTGCACCCGGCAGCGGCGCTGGCCAAATGGAAACGGCGACTATCGATTTTGCCCGGTCTTGGGGGGATGGCCTGGTTGTCGGTGATACCTGAATTCGATCCATTTAAGTACAATTCCTTTGCTACCAATGCCGGTGAGCAGGTTCACAGCCTGACCCGCTCGGTGGCCCAGCGTATCGCTGCCCGGGCCCGCGCCGATAAGAACCCGGTTTTACCGCCGACGCTGGTCTTAAAGTCCACCGTCGATGCCACGGTCTCAACGGATGCTGTGGTTGACCGTTTGCTCAAGCATCTCAAGCCGAACAGGCATGAGCTCGTGCTATTCGACATCAACCGCTTTGCAGCCAAGACCAGTTTGCTGATCGCCGATCCGGCACCGTTTACGGCCCGTTTGACAGCGGATAAGGGCCTGCCCTTTGACCTGACCCTGGTTACCAACGCGAACCCGCAAAGCCGTGCTGTCGTGGCCCGCTACAAGCCACCCTTTTCAACCGAGGTATCCAAGATCGAGCCGCTGCATCTCTCCTGGCCGCGCGGCGTGATCTCCCTATCCCACGTCGCCTTGCCGTTTGCGCCCGATGACCCCCTGTACGGGCAGGGGCCGCCCACTAAAATAGACGCCCTTTTTCTGGGTCAGATGGCTATCCAGGGCGAAAGGGATTTACTCAAGATCCCCTACAGTTTTTTATTGCGCATCCGCTTCAACCCGTTTTACGTTTATCTCGAAACGCGGGTGCTTGAATGGTTCGATCAGGCAGAGGAATAAAAATTGGACATTGCGTTTTTAGGGAGGGGCCAGCATGAAAACGAAAGCGCTAAATGCAAGACGACGTTTTTCAACGCTAGCATTCGGATGTATGGGTGTAGTGGTCATAGCGCTCGCCGTTAGTGGCTGCTCGAGCAGCAGGCGTTATAAAATCGATCTGATGCCCGCACCCTCTGTTTTCGAAAATGGTGCCGTCAATCCGCTGCCCAAAGGGCAGCCGCCGGTATCCTATGATGACTTCCGCATGCTGTATGCCACAGATCGCAAACCCTCCGATAATCCTAACGAAAGGCCGTTTTATCTCGATGAGCCCGCCTTTGTTTTGCGATTGGGTGAGGCCAGAGTCAAAGCCGGACCTCTGGGGACCGACTGGGAAACGGTGCGCCAGATTACGTTGGCCAAGGATCGCTCCGAGGATTACCCCCTTGAGGTGATTGCGGTCGATGGTGCCGGCTACCTGGCGAATACCTATTCCTTTATGACGCGCTCAATCCCCGAAGATCCATCCTCGGATGACCATGGCCGGGAGTTTGCCCGGCTGGTTAACGAGCGTTTGGCGACTTCAGGTGTTAAGGATGTCTATATATATCTTCACGGTTTTCGGGTGATGTTCGATGTCCCTGCGCTTGTTTCTGCCGAGCTGTGGCATTTTATGGGCTACCGCGGGGCTTTCATCGCTTACAGCTGGGCGTCAACACCCAGTTTATTTGCCTATTTTGCGGATCTGGAGGCCGCTGTCATCTTGGCGCGCAAGCTGCGTCTGTTTCTGACCTACCTGGCGGAAGAAACCCAGGCGGAAAAAATCCACATCATTGGCTTCAGCGCCGGATCGCGGCTGGTGGTGAGGGCGTTGCACCAGATGGCCCTGCTCTTTGAAGATGAAACCATCGAGGAGATTCGCAAGAAGGTGCGCATCGGCAATGTCATCATTGTTGGCGGCGACATCAGCCATGAAGAATTTGGTGTCGCCCTGGCGGATGACTTCCTCAGGGTTGCGGAACGAACCACGATCTATGTGTCTTCGGCGGACCGGGCCCTGGCGTTTGTTAGCTGGTTATTTCGCCGTGAGCGGCTCGGCGAGATGTGGCCTGAAGAATTGCCGGCGCGGGCGGCCAAGTTTCTGCAGGCCCATCCGTCGCTGCAATTTGTCGACGTCACCGAGGCTGCCGGCTCGACGGACGGCAACGGCCACTCCTTTTTTCGCAAAAGTCCCTGGGTTAGCTCCGACCTGATCTCGCTGCTGGCCTACGATCTGAGCGCTGCTCAAAGGGGGCTTGAAAAGGATAAGAAGTTGCTGGTCTGGAGATTTCCGCCGGACTTTATCGCGCGGTTGCGAAAGGCCCTGACTAAAATCAATCCGGAATGGGCCGGCAAGCAGGCAAAGTAAACGATCATTTGGCCGCTGATAATTGAAGGCATTTCTTCCGGAACATTTCACCTCTGACAAACCGGGGGTTCAAAATGAGCGAGAATGTAAAAAAGCC
Proteins encoded:
- a CDS encoding BamA/TamA family outer membrane protein; this encodes MNEATIDMGPFGIRLLRIHMKKWLFPLLAFLFVFPAPTVFAQGVRVGPDGEFSPQTLSVPYAFYNENFGFAAGYIYGKVGRPQKQAMLLATAVVGTKGGMGFLVGRDIQMPWIDRLFLDPTVSVGYFSDIESYIDGNRNFPTERAGANNSDEDNYVDGDGWDNFFRLNFKYLLPIGYGRDNIITTYKIKDGLLASDPKGGESFNPFKSGRSYLQLRPFYRSQEIDGSEVNTKVKTNGLDFTVFWDNRDFAANPSKGFGLRGRASRDFGWFDSSDSWTNFEGELDVYFPIKMGSWLRQGVLALNHWTSYSPTWDIQSNGEINNRPPAYTGSTLGGLWRMRGFPAQRFNDKAATYYAAELRLIPEWNPFNNWPRVQKAVGIKWLQFVPFFEIGRVAPEYDIGRLHSDMRWNAGLGIRAWAQGIVIRIDTAYSREGVGVQMMIAQPFQF
- a CDS encoding alpha/beta fold hydrolase — translated: MTRFKRRLLIATATVVLVLLVVGVWLYFSFFASTSAALRHAEAFIFRRMKVAQLAEQGTYRFFFVTNRRLASNEGPLKTRFGNERETRLKFGYFDARIQPTVGLGMLINPSEWFENEEIQLKSVNTLEQAEFVKKVQKLIQASPYRSLLIVVHGFREAFESGLRKTAFVGHVLDINSPVLVFDWPGNQGSTPRGYLRARQVAEASGAELADTLQLIIDEIKPDRLWLLANSMGAEVVVDAFSLLYQEADLADAQTEIEDVVLTAPDVDHEEFNNQLKLELKALALKTTVYVSSNDRALLISRVINRAKRLGESTVSPDMMGEAVRVANLVEPGSGRIDLVDVTPVNRTRNFHNFSLETPEFFDELFLRLTNIDVPNHRPMYQVEGPNGAVYWVLTRGR
- a CDS encoding alpha/beta hydrolase, translated to MRCIDILVNRLRGYHLSWFLIGSVVCGVLLIIQGCDGPPLKPWHTEKLTEEFTVDMTDKIQTFDDYRKLEDRLFKQLEEEVYARTATGPEYALVRYSAGSAADPQPHRPNWNRSFEFTTSQPIGGVLLLHGMSDSPYSLRVLGQTLKQRNYWVIGLRLPGHGTAPSGLKYIHWQDMAAAVRLAVAHLATKVGKKPIHLVGYSNGAPLTLNYALEAFEKENLPTPASLVLISPSIGLHPAAALAKWKRRLSILPGLGGMAWLSVIPEFDPFKYNSFATNAGEQVHSLTRSVAQRIAARARADKNPVLPPTLVLKSTVDATVSTDAVVDRLLKHLKPNRHELVLFDINRFAAKTSLLIADPAPFTARLTADKGLPFDLTLVTNANPQSRAVVARYKPPFSTEVSKIEPLHLSWPRGVISLSHVALPFAPDDPLYGQGPPTKIDALFLGQMAIQGERDLLKIPYSFLLRIRFNPFYVYLETRVLEWFDQAEE
- a CDS encoding alpha/beta hydrolase; amino-acid sequence: MKTKALNARRRFSTLAFGCMGVVVIALAVSGCSSSRRYKIDLMPAPSVFENGAVNPLPKGQPPVSYDDFRMLYATDRKPSDNPNERPFYLDEPAFVLRLGEARVKAGPLGTDWETVRQITLAKDRSEDYPLEVIAVDGAGYLANTYSFMTRSIPEDPSSDDHGREFARLVNERLATSGVKDVYIYLHGFRVMFDVPALVSAELWHFMGYRGAFIAYSWASTPSLFAYFADLEAAVILARKLRLFLTYLAEETQAEKIHIIGFSAGSRLVVRALHQMALLFEDETIEEIRKKVRIGNVIIVGGDISHEEFGVALADDFLRVAERTTIYVSSADRALAFVSWLFRRERLGEMWPEELPARAAKFLQAHPSLQFVDVTEAAGSTDGNGHSFFRKSPWVSSDLISLLAYDLSAAQRGLEKDKKLLVWRFPPDFIARLRKALTKINPEWAGKQAK